From the genome of Argopecten irradians isolate NY unplaced genomic scaffold, Ai_NY scaffold_0034, whole genome shotgun sequence, one region includes:
- the LOC138311501 gene encoding nuclear apoptosis-inducing factor 1-like: MENKMKRRPNFTETECQTLAELAIQHIDIIQCKFSSTVTIKKADVWQQITDSINAISPTTRSRDEIKKKWQDMVGETRKRESARMMMQRQTGGGSAPKPLSQMQEQILTVISKAFIVGIEGVVESSMEGIYNYLMLMTD; encoded by the exons ATGGAGAACAAAATGAAGAGGCGTCCGAACTTTACGGAAACTGAATGCCAGACGCTTGCAGAGCTAGCTATCCAGCACATAGATATTATTCAGTGCAAGTTCAGCTCGACTGTTACTATAAAAAAGGCTGACGTCTGGCAACAGATCACAGACAG CATCAATGCGATAAGCCCTACAACCAGAAGTAGAGATGAAATAAAGAAGAAGTGGCAGGACATGGTGGGGGAAACAAGAAAAAGGGAGTCTGCCCGCATGATGATGCAGAGACAGACAGGTGGAGGGTCAGCTCCCAAACCACTCTCACAGATGCAGGAGCAG ATTCTAACTGTGATTTCAAAAGCTTTCATCGTTGGTATTGAAGGTGTTGTGGAGTCGTCAATGGAAGGAATATATAACTATTTGATGCTAATGACAGATTAA